The DNA region CATTCAAATCTAGTCTAATAATTAAGAGTAAACAACtacaaaaatgataattttcttCTCCATATGCATCTTGTCTATACCTAACATATTCtccctttcatttttttcctcttcttcagtTATCTTTGTTGCTGAGAGTCACAGTATTGTGGATAGTTACACCTGCAGGGATGATTTCTcacctgcaaaaaaaattgaatttattgTCTATCAATATCAACTGAAAAAGCACATATTGGTCACAACTCACAAacatgttttctatatatttaccTTTCGAATTGTGAAAGATACTCTTCTGGGACTCCTCCTAATAACTTTTTCCTTCACCTTGTCAATCTATTAGGGCACAATACAAAGGTTACCAACTAATAGAAATGCAGTAACAATACCATGGTGAGAGCCAAGGAGATATCCAAATGAAGATAAAATGAAGTTTGTGGTGATAAGAATACAACCTTGTGATGAGGAATGTAGTGATTCCAAGCATAGCGTGCTTCCCCAGATAATAATAGCATAGATCGAGGAGGAAGATATAAGGCCTTTTTGATACAAGAGGAGTCACCCAACTTCTCAGCATCAGCACTTGAGGCTTTCCATGTGGAAACAGAGTATCTTCTGAATTCCATAATACAAGGACCAGCTAAAGAAAGGCTGAAAATGCAATCTTCAAATGCTGAATGTGTGTCAATATGAGGAGATAAACCCACCCCAGATGGATACTCGTTTACCTAATATTTTCACAAGAATCCCTCAGCCTTTCAATGtagttaaaaacattttaatctAAGTTACAGAGAGTGTGATGATGTACCGTTAATTGGTCCAAATCCAAGCTTGACGGGTCGTTATCAAGATTCGGGAACAACGAGATTCTTTCGAGTATAGGAGAAACAAACGATGGAAGCTCCCCGAGAGGCTTCTTGGTATCAACATTTCTTGTCCCGTAACAAAACTCATATCCATAGTGTTGAACACGCCGTTTAGCAAGAACAATCCAAGGCCTAGCATCAACAGCTGCAAGCAATTGCTAATAAAGACAGAACCAATAAGTATAAcacaagagataaaaaaaagaaatcaaacacCTGCTACACCTTGTACCTGTTCTTCTTCTACACTGACAAATTCAGGTATTAGGAAAAGCCCTGGGATGTTCAACTCTGAATCAACTAAAGACACTGGAACACAATCATTCACCTGCGTCTACATG from Camelina sativa cultivar DH55 chromosome 3, Cs, whole genome shotgun sequence includes:
- the LOC104777194 gene encoding alkylated DNA repair protein alkB homolog 8-like; its protein translation is MVQPRFVRPMQSSPSTDTGEPTSSNLYVANCGPAVGLSHDAIAAVFADFGEVKGVYAADESGVRVIVSFADPFSAKSALEALNGRPCPDLKGRSLHIRYSVLQSASETQVNDCVPVSLVDSELNIPGLFLIPEFVSVEEEQQLLAAVDARPWIVLAKRRVQHYGYEFCYGTRNVDTKKPLGELPSFVSPILERISLFPNLDNDPSSLDLDQLTVNEYPSGVGLSPHIDTHSAFEDCIFSLSLAGPCIMEFRRYSVSTWKASSADAEKLGDSSCIKKALYLPPRSMLLLSGEARYAWNHYIPHHKIDKVKEKVIRRSPRRVSFTIRKVRNHPCRCNYPQYCDSQQQR